In the bacterium genome, one interval contains:
- a CDS encoding VOC family protein, which translates to MPGLVPLDDFYHFGIVVTDLDAAMAEWTAIHGFEWGPVQNREFLVRQPNGVVLAEFQFTYSIAGPPHIELIRGAPGTVWDPSTAGGVHHLGYWSHDLVADAQRLADAGYEPLASYDAADGRPLGFTYHWLPTTGLRVELVDADRRQDFLNWLAGADFPAATDRSS; encoded by the coding sequence ATGCCGGGCCTGGTGCCGCTCGACGACTTCTACCACTTCGGCATCGTGGTCACCGATCTCGATGCGGCCATGGCCGAGTGGACCGCCATCCACGGATTTGAATGGGGTCCCGTGCAGAACCGGGAATTTCTGGTGCGCCAGCCCAATGGGGTGGTGTTGGCCGAGTTCCAGTTCACCTACTCCATTGCCGGGCCGCCCCACATTGAGTTGATCAGGGGAGCCCCCGGCACAGTGTGGGATCCCTCCACCGCAGGCGGCGTGCATCATCTGGGCTATTGGAGCCACGATCTGGTGGCCGACGCCCAGCGACTGGCCGACGCGGGCTATGAGCCTCTGGCCTCCTATGACGCTGCCGATGGCCGACCGCTCGGCTTTACCTATCACTGGCTTCCCACCACAGGCCTGCGGGTGGAGCTGGTGGATGCCGACCGCCGCCAAGATTTTCTCAACTGGCTGGCCGGTGCCGATTTCCCCGCGGCCACCGACCGTAGTAGTTGA
- a CDS encoding ABC transporter ATP-binding protein — MLLEINDLVSGYGRLEVLHGVSLSVEEGEIVSVLGANGAGKTTLLRAISGVLDTWSGSVVLDGENLGSLAIERRAMRGLGHLPEGRGIFQNLSVKENLELGLGLRSDGASAIRQDRDRLFDLLPALAEKIGEQASSLSGGQQQMLALARAMITRPKLLMIDELSFGLAPNLVDQLFELVVDLREEGGTTFLLVEQNAGVLEVSDRTYVLRTGNNDISGPSAELRASHDLVRSYLGH, encoded by the coding sequence GTGCTGCTCGAGATCAACGACCTGGTTTCGGGCTACGGCCGCCTCGAGGTGCTGCACGGAGTCTCGCTATCGGTGGAAGAGGGCGAGATCGTGTCGGTGCTGGGGGCCAACGGTGCGGGCAAGACCACTTTGCTGCGGGCCATCTCCGGGGTGTTGGACACCTGGTCGGGTTCGGTGGTGCTGGATGGGGAGAACCTGGGCAGCCTGGCCATAGAGCGACGGGCCATGCGAGGGCTCGGCCACTTGCCCGAGGGGCGGGGCATTTTCCAGAACCTGTCGGTTAAAGAGAACCTGGAATTGGGCTTGGGTCTGCGATCCGACGGCGCGTCCGCCATTCGCCAAGACCGCGACCGGCTGTTTGACCTGTTGCCCGCGCTGGCCGAGAAGATCGGCGAGCAGGCTTCATCGCTGTCGGGCGGACAGCAGCAGATGCTGGCGCTGGCCCGGGCCATGATCACCCGGCCCAAGCTTCTTATGATCGACGAGCTGTCCTTCGGCTTGGCCCCCAACCTGGTGGACCAACTGTTCGAGCTGGTGGTGGACCTTCGAGAAGAGGGCGGCACCACCTTCTTGCTGGTGGAGCAGAACGCCGGGGTACTGGAGGTATCCGACCGCACGTACGTGCTGCGCACCGGAAACAACGACATCAGCGGGCCCTCGGCCGAGCTGCGGGCCTCCCACGACCTGGTCCGCTCGTATCTGGGCCACTGA
- a CDS encoding ABC transporter ATP-binding protein gives MSVVETAPSGAIPADSVASLAVDDLHVAFGGNRVLLGVDLAFTPGFNGLIGPNGAGKTTVFNVISGYVRSTQGAVRLHGEDLLHMSRTQRVKAGIGRTFQAPRLILDATVMENTLLGRHHLFRWGHFAELLLLPQQRREETKARQICMEMLDRFGLADVAHEEAGALSLGSQKLVEVARALVANPTVVLLDEPAAGLGADDVTVLLRGLRQIQVERNLCVIIIEHDLQLVTSLCPKISVLHFGEIISEGSPEHVTSDPAVIEAYLGHGFEAENGGEIHEVDGPLSEHHHIDHVEEESSLEEVWTDDDTPEQEEPS, from the coding sequence ATGAGCGTCGTCGAAACTGCTCCGTCGGGTGCCATCCCCGCCGATTCGGTCGCTTCGCTCGCCGTGGACGACCTGCATGTGGCTTTCGGTGGAAACCGGGTGCTCTTGGGCGTCGACTTAGCATTCACCCCCGGTTTCAACGGGCTCATCGGGCCTAACGGGGCGGGCAAGACCACCGTATTCAACGTGATCTCCGGCTATGTCCGCAGCACTCAGGGTGCCGTTCGCCTGCACGGCGAGGACTTGCTGCACATGTCCCGCACCCAGCGGGTGAAGGCGGGCATTGGGCGCACCTTCCAGGCCCCTCGGCTGATTCTCGACGCCACCGTGATGGAGAACACGCTGTTGGGCCGTCACCATTTGTTCCGCTGGGGTCACTTCGCCGAGCTGTTGTTATTGCCTCAGCAGCGTCGGGAGGAGACCAAGGCCCGGCAGATCTGCATGGAAATGCTTGATCGCTTCGGCTTGGCCGATGTGGCCCATGAGGAGGCCGGCGCCCTGTCGCTAGGTTCGCAGAAGCTGGTAGAGGTGGCCCGGGCCCTGGTGGCCAACCCCACTGTTGTGCTGCTGGATGAGCCCGCCGCCGGATTGGGGGCCGACGATGTGACCGTGCTGCTGCGGGGTTTGCGGCAGATCCAGGTGGAGCGCAACCTGTGTGTGATCATCATCGAGCACGACCTGCAATTGGTGACCAGCCTGTGCCCCAAGATCAGCGTGCTGCATTTCGGCGAGATCATCTCTGAAGGCAGCCCTGAGCACGTGACTTCCGATCCCGCGGTCATCGAGGCCTATCTGGGCCACGGCTTTGAGGCTGAAAATGGCGGCGAGATTCACGAGGTGGACGGGCCTCTGTCGGAGCACCATCACATTGACCATGTGGAAGAGGAGAGTTCGTTGGAAGAGGTGTGGACCGACGACGACACCCCGGAGCAGGAAGAGCCGTCGTAG